In Microbulbifer sp. GL-2, the following are encoded in one genomic region:
- a CDS encoding VWA domain-containing protein, with translation MTGSRKKRRQEEFSISFLDVICCGFGAIVLLLMITKTAEPIVLEEAEVDLDAQVMELQQQLAEIRGDTTILNRDLNAKREQIDIEQKRIANLRGELESLQALYASKTEGQSEEGKLKGELTVALQTLTEEMRRILGENYQRKNNVIGGIPVDSEYILFIIDTSGSMFNYGWDRMMAEMVNTLDLYPNVKGIQIMNDMGDYMFFNYRNKWIPDTPGRRQAILKRLKTWNPFSNSSPVEGIQKAVRSFYDPDKKISIYVLGDEFTGKSIRNVMLAVDRVNAKRGEGKRNIRIHAVGFPIQFSRPPHLQTTGLRFAALMRELTYRNGGTFVGLNDFR, from the coding sequence ATGACAGGTTCGCGCAAGAAAAGAAGACAGGAAGAATTCAGTATTTCTTTTCTCGATGTAATCTGCTGTGGTTTTGGCGCCATCGTCTTGCTTTTGATGATTACCAAAACCGCCGAGCCCATTGTTCTTGAGGAAGCTGAAGTAGATCTTGATGCCCAGGTAATGGAACTACAGCAGCAATTAGCGGAGATTCGTGGAGATACCACTATTCTCAATCGAGATCTCAACGCTAAACGTGAACAAATTGACATTGAACAAAAGCGTATTGCCAACCTCCGCGGAGAACTGGAGTCTCTTCAGGCCCTCTATGCCAGCAAAACTGAAGGACAAAGTGAAGAAGGAAAATTAAAAGGCGAACTGACTGTCGCCCTGCAAACACTTACCGAGGAAATGCGTCGCATACTTGGAGAAAACTACCAGCGTAAGAATAATGTCATCGGTGGAATTCCCGTAGATAGTGAATATATTCTTTTTATCATCGATACCTCCGGGAGTATGTTCAATTACGGCTGGGATCGTATGATGGCTGAAATGGTAAATACACTGGATCTGTACCCCAATGTTAAAGGCATCCAGATAATGAACGACATGGGGGACTACATGTTTTTCAATTATCGCAATAAGTGGATACCAGATACACCGGGCCGCCGACAGGCTATTCTCAAACGACTGAAGACCTGGAATCCATTTAGTAACTCCAGTCCAGTAGAGGGTATACAAAAAGCCGTTCGCAGCTTTTATGACCCCGACAAAAAAATCAGTATCTATGTTTTGGGTGATGAATTTACCGGCAAATCGATTCGCAATGTGATGCTGGCAGTGGATAGGGTAAATGCCAAACGCGGTGAAGGGAAACGTAATATCCGTATTCATGCGGTTGGATTCCCAATCCAGTTTTCCCGACCACCTCATTTACAAACCACCGGGTTACGTTTTGCGGCCCTTATGCGTGAACTTACTTATCGCAATGGCGGCACTTTTGTAGGACTTAACGATTTTCGCTAG
- a CDS encoding M48 family metalloprotease: MRLFNRWIASTLVALGVGCAFNPATKSPDLVLMSEDKEISIGKEMHEKLIESTPIYQDPVLTAYVNHVGQKVAAASDRPDIKYHFTIIDSQDINAFALPGGYVYINRGLLTYLHSEAEMAAVLAHEIGHITARHAVRQKTAATGANVASVLSVLVTGSGVVGDVANLYSTAAVKGYGRDMELEADRFGAQYMFNAGYEPEAMINVIGLLKDQETFARRRARIEGKKPQTYHGVFSTHPRNDLRLQEVVKAAGTLPEEGKSTKVAYYREKTDGLVYGDNSRQSNKNRFNHKRLGFSLLFPDGWTVDNQRSSIVGTAPDNSATITIKVAKRDGNQPADMALREEYDLRKLDQEEILQQYQLEGHTGKLPNPEKGTADPDRVAVIYYGSRQFMLEGKIVGASTQDKEALEEYDTLFLTSIRSFRPLRKTDIVEKDIRRLRYVKANDKTTFSSLAKHMEIGDYAEEQLRLLNGYYPRGEPKAGEWIKIVQ, translated from the coding sequence ATGAGATTATTTAATCGGTGGATTGCCAGTACACTGGTAGCATTGGGCGTGGGGTGTGCTTTCAACCCAGCCACAAAAAGTCCAGACCTGGTATTAATGTCTGAAGACAAAGAAATCTCTATTGGCAAGGAAATGCATGAGAAGTTGATAGAGAGTACGCCTATTTACCAGGACCCTGTCCTCACAGCTTATGTCAACCATGTTGGTCAAAAAGTAGCTGCTGCCAGTGATCGCCCTGATATCAAATACCATTTCACCATTATTGACAGCCAGGATATCAACGCCTTCGCCCTGCCAGGTGGCTATGTATATATTAATCGTGGCCTGCTCACCTACCTGCATTCAGAGGCTGAAATGGCCGCAGTACTTGCCCATGAAATTGGCCACATCACAGCCCGCCATGCAGTTCGGCAAAAAACAGCAGCCACCGGCGCAAATGTAGCGTCCGTTTTGTCTGTGTTGGTCACTGGCAGCGGCGTAGTTGGTGATGTCGCCAATCTATACAGTACCGCTGCAGTAAAAGGTTATGGGCGGGATATGGAACTGGAGGCAGATCGCTTTGGTGCCCAGTATATGTTTAACGCAGGTTATGAACCGGAGGCGATGATCAATGTCATCGGACTGCTAAAAGACCAGGAGACTTTTGCCAGGAGGCGTGCCCGTATCGAAGGTAAGAAACCACAAACCTACCACGGCGTATTTTCCACACACCCCCGCAATGATCTCCGCCTACAAGAGGTAGTAAAAGCGGCAGGAACCTTACCCGAAGAGGGTAAATCCACTAAAGTGGCCTACTATCGGGAAAAAACCGATGGCCTGGTCTACGGAGATAATTCCAGGCAATCCAATAAAAATCGGTTTAATCACAAACGCTTGGGCTTCTCCCTTCTCTTCCCCGATGGCTGGACGGTGGATAACCAGAGATCTTCGATTGTGGGAACCGCTCCTGACAATTCAGCAACAATTACTATCAAAGTCGCCAAGCGCGATGGTAATCAGCCTGCTGATATGGCACTGCGCGAAGAGTACGATTTACGTAAACTGGATCAGGAGGAGATACTGCAACAGTATCAATTGGAGGGGCATACCGGGAAACTTCCCAACCCTGAAAAGGGAACTGCAGATCCCGATAGGGTTGCGGTTATCTATTACGGTAGCCGGCAGTTTATGCTGGAAGGAAAGATAGTTGGTGCCAGCACTCAGGATAAGGAAGCTCTTGAGGAATATGACACATTGTTCCTGACAAGTATCCGCAGTTTTCGTCCTCTGCGCAAAACTGACATTGTAGAAAAAGATATTCGCCGGTTGCGCTACGTAAAGGCAAATGACAAAACTACCTTCTCTTCCCTGGCGAAGCATATGGAAATTGGCGACTACGCCGAAGAACAGTTGCGCCTCCTCAATGGATACTATCCTCGTGGTGAACCCAAAGCTGGTGAGTGGATCAAAATAGTGCAATAG
- a CDS encoding long-chain-fatty-acid--CoA ligase, with product MNGMMMQSQLTLTAIMRHALSNSPNSEIVSVTAENPQHRYNYKQAFDRTAQLAHALTRLGANNGDRIGTLAWNDHRHFELYYATSCSGLVCHTINPRLFPEQIHFIIEHAEDRWLFIDPMFVPLVEALANKLTHVEGIIVLADRAHMPESKLPHYFCYEELIAEESSHFQWPELGENTAAALCYTSGTTGNPKGVLYSHRAMTLHTYGVLMPDAFAIRHDEAILPVVPMFHVNAWSIPYAAPAVGAKLVLPGPKMGCGDTLSKLMRQESVTIAAGVPTVWLALLKYLRDSDETIPSLNRVVVGGSACPWSIMEEFEQKHGVYTHHAWGMTEMSPLGTYNTQVDPTIPTEEAKQLRLKQGRAGFGVEMRILDPQGSPLSHNGKAFGALQVRGPWICERYYKAEESALSADGWFDTGDVATIDHLGYLTITDRTKDVIKSGGEWISSIELENFAMTLDGVAEAAVIGVAHEKWSERPLLVIVPEASANLESGKILSAFLGQFAKWWIPDDCVIIDELPHTATGKISKKNLRHQFAEHLWSQEVIV from the coding sequence ATGAACGGCATGATGATGCAGTCTCAGTTAACCCTTACCGCTATCATGCGCCACGCCTTGAGTAATTCACCAAATAGTGAAATTGTTTCAGTTACAGCAGAAAACCCACAGCATCGCTATAACTACAAACAGGCATTCGATCGCACAGCTCAGCTCGCCCACGCATTGACCAGGCTCGGAGCAAATAACGGTGACCGTATCGGTACCCTCGCCTGGAACGATCATCGCCACTTTGAACTCTATTACGCAACGTCCTGTAGCGGCCTGGTCTGCCACACCATCAACCCCCGGCTTTTTCCCGAACAGATTCATTTTATTATTGAGCACGCCGAGGATCGGTGGCTTTTTATCGACCCCATGTTTGTGCCTCTAGTTGAAGCATTAGCCAATAAACTCACACATGTAGAGGGTATTATTGTCCTGGCGGACAGAGCACATATGCCCGAGAGCAAACTGCCCCATTACTTTTGCTATGAAGAGCTAATTGCTGAGGAGTCCAGCCATTTCCAGTGGCCGGAGTTGGGTGAGAACACTGCGGCAGCACTTTGCTACACATCTGGAACCACCGGCAACCCCAAAGGTGTGCTCTATTCCCACCGCGCAATGACACTTCATACCTATGGCGTGCTGATGCCGGATGCTTTCGCTATACGCCATGATGAAGCCATTCTACCCGTAGTACCCATGTTCCATGTCAACGCCTGGTCAATTCCCTATGCGGCACCGGCTGTTGGTGCCAAACTTGTCCTGCCTGGACCTAAGATGGGATGTGGCGACACTCTGAGCAAACTGATGCGGCAAGAATCGGTAACTATTGCCGCAGGTGTCCCCACCGTCTGGCTCGCACTGCTCAAATACTTGCGTGACAGTGACGAAACTATCCCCAGCCTCAATCGTGTCGTAGTGGGTGGGTCAGCCTGTCCCTGGAGCATAATGGAGGAGTTCGAACAAAAGCACGGTGTCTACACTCATCATGCCTGGGGTATGACTGAGATGAGCCCTCTCGGCACCTACAATACCCAAGTGGACCCCACTATTCCCACTGAGGAAGCCAAGCAGCTGCGACTCAAGCAGGGCCGGGCAGGTTTTGGTGTTGAAATGCGTATTTTGGATCCCCAGGGAAGCCCTCTGTCCCATAACGGCAAAGCCTTCGGCGCTCTGCAGGTACGCGGCCCCTGGATCTGTGAGCGCTACTACAAGGCAGAGGAATCCGCACTAAGCGCTGATGGCTGGTTTGATACCGGTGATGTGGCCACCATAGATCATCTCGGATACCTGACTATCACCGACCGCACCAAAGATGTTATCAAATCCGGCGGCGAGTGGATTTCCTCAATAGAATTGGAAAACTTCGCTATGACCCTGGATGGCGTGGCAGAAGCGGCTGTTATAGGAGTAGCCCACGAGAAATGGTCTGAGCGGCCTCTGTTGGTAATCGTTCCCGAGGCGAGTGCCAACCTGGAATCTGGAAAGATCCTCAGTGCCTTCTTGGGGCAGTTCGCCAAGTGGTGGATTCCTGACGACTGTGTAATTATCGACGAGCTACCTCACACGGCCACAGGGAAAATCAGTAAGAAAAATCTTCGGCACCAGTTTGCAGAACACTTATGGTCACAGGAAGTAATCGTGTGA
- the glpQ gene encoding glycerophosphodiester phosphodiesterase, with translation MFKKFISVLLVLFSIVASLTCAETENAGSKSKYPLVIAHRGASAYLPEHTLEAKALAYGMRPDYIEQDLVLSKDNHLIVMHDIYLDSTTDVAEVFPNRAREDGHYYTIDFTLEELKRLKVSESFIMGENGPQAKYPHRFPLWKSSFKLSTFEEEIELIQGLNQSLGYDIGIYPEIKKPYFHHWEGKDIAEIALKKLKQYGYTDDRQKVFLQCFDAEELQRIKLELMPALGMDLPLVQLIAATDWGEKLIQVNGTIQNYDYDWMLEKGGLDKIATYADSIGPWYPMLMEIKGDRPRANNVVRRAHRRQLQVHPYTFRADPEKLPEEFDSFNQFLHFAAYQLRVDGLFTDHPDRVVSYLSRDRSNR, from the coding sequence ATGTTCAAAAAATTTATTTCTGTTTTATTAGTTCTCTTTTCGATTGTGGCAAGCCTGACCTGTGCCGAAACTGAAAATGCCGGTAGCAAAAGCAAGTACCCCCTGGTGATTGCACATCGCGGTGCATCCGCCTATTTACCGGAACATACGCTTGAGGCAAAAGCCCTAGCCTACGGTATGCGTCCTGATTATATCGAGCAGGATCTGGTGCTCAGTAAAGATAATCACCTAATCGTAATGCACGATATTTACCTGGACAGCACAACCGATGTTGCAGAGGTATTTCCCAATCGAGCGCGCGAAGACGGTCACTATTACACTATTGATTTCACCCTGGAAGAGCTGAAAAGGCTAAAGGTCAGTGAATCTTTTATCATGGGAGAAAATGGTCCCCAGGCAAAGTATCCTCACCGGTTTCCCCTTTGGAAATCCAGCTTCAAACTCTCTACATTTGAAGAAGAGATCGAACTGATCCAGGGGCTAAACCAGTCTTTAGGCTATGACATTGGTATCTATCCAGAAATCAAGAAACCCTATTTCCACCATTGGGAAGGCAAAGATATAGCTGAGATCGCCCTTAAGAAACTCAAGCAATATGGTTACACCGATGATCGTCAAAAGGTATTTCTACAGTGCTTTGATGCCGAAGAATTACAACGTATTAAACTCGAATTAATGCCCGCGCTCGGTATGGACCTTCCCCTAGTACAGTTGATCGCAGCAACAGACTGGGGGGAAAAATTAATTCAAGTTAACGGAACTATCCAAAACTATGATTACGATTGGATGCTTGAAAAAGGGGGCTTAGACAAAATTGCCACCTACGCTGATAGCATCGGCCCCTGGTACCCAATGTTGATGGAAATTAAAGGCGACCGGCCTCGCGCCAACAATGTTGTGCGCAGGGCACACCGTAGGCAGCTGCAGGTACACCCATATACTTTCCGCGCCGACCCGGAAAAATTGCCAGAAGAGTTTGACAGCTTCAACCAGTTTTTACATTTTGCCGCTTACCAGCTGCGAGTGGATGGTCTTTTTACCGATCACCCCGATCGCGTGGTCAGCTACTTATCACGCGATCGGTCAAATAGATAA